Below is a window of Sulfurisphaera ohwakuensis DNA.
TTTGTTAGCTCTTCCCCTAGTATTCTTGATTGAAAGAATAAAGTTGTTCCTTTAAATCCAATAAATGAGGCTGTTAATACTAAAAAAAGGGAAAATGGAGAAAGATATGCGTATGGTTGTATATAACCATGTATAATATACACGTATCTTGTCGTTGTATTAAAATGATATATGTTAACATTCTTTAGAAATATAGTCTCATTGAAGGTAATTATTGTAGCATTCGGATTTCCATATACTAACACACTCCAATAATAGTCTTGCCATCCTGGTTGTGGATAAGCGATATTACTCTCATTATAATAAAAGAGCATAATTTGTTTAGATTCTATCGAAATAAATGAAATAATTAAACCTAGTATTAAGAGAATTATAGAAATATAAAGTAAATATGAGCTTTTCACAAAAAAGGGTTCAACAGTATGCTTAAATATTTATCTAAGATCAAATACTTAGATACTTCTCTCTTAAATACTTAAGCAAATCATTAGGATCGTAAGTTTTTCCAAAAGCTCTCATTAGTAACTCTTTAGGAGAATAAGTAGCACCATACTTACATATTTTTTCACGTAACCATGATTTAACATTATCAAAATTTCCTTGGGATATATCATATTTCAAGTTCTTATAAGAAGAATATATCATTCCAGCTACTACATTGCCTAAAGTATATGTAGGGAAGTAACCTATTGACCCCTGAGACCAATGAATATCTTGTAAAACACCTTCACCATCATTTTTTGGTCTAATTCCTAAGTATTTTTCCATGAAATCATTCCATATTTCTGGTAATTCCTCAACTTTAATATCTTCGTTCAGTAGCTTCTTCTCAATCTCATATCTTAACGCTATATGAAAATTATAAGTTACTTCATCAGCATCTACTCTAATCAAACTTGGCCTAACAGTATTTACATACTTGTGTAGCTCTTCTTCATCATACTCCTTCAAAAATGAAAGATTATTTTTCAAAATCGGAAAGACAAGATGAATAAACTCCTTACTTCTTCCTATTATGTTCTCCCAAAATCTAGATTGAGATTCATGAATTCCAGTAGATGCACCTTGGGCTAATGGAGTCATTTCTAGGCTTTTATCAATAAGTAACTCATAAATAGCATGTCCACTTTCATGAACAACTGAGTAAATTGTCTCCTTGAAATCCTTCCCCTCATATCTAGTAGTTATTCTCACATCACTCCCAGAAATTCTAATCGTAAAAGGATGAGCTGAAACATCCATTCTAAATGAGTCTTCCGGCATTTTTAGTAATTTCAGAATTTCTCTATTTACTTTTTCCATATCTTTAATCTCATATTCAACACTTTCTAATGGATGGGAAGCCGGATAATAGCCTTTTTCTCTTACTTTATCTAGTATGTCCTTTAGATTAGGGAGTAGTATATTGAATATTCTATCACCATCATCAACCGTAAATCCCTCTTCATATAGGTCTAAAAGTGCGTTATAGGGATGTTTTTCATATCCTAAATACTCAGCAATCTTCCTCTCCAAATCCACAATTTTCTCTAAATAGGGTTTAAACTTACCGAAATTTCCTTCATTCTTTGCATTTCTCCAAACTATTAACGCCTCAGATATTATCTTGTCTAGCTCCTTAATTATCTCTATAGGAACTTTAACATAATACTTAATTTCTCTATTTAGTACCCTAATGAAACCTTTCTCTTCATCAGATAAATTCTCTTTTCCTTCATATTTCTGAACCAAATTGTTAAGTTTTAGATATTCCTCCTTAATTAACTCACTAAATATTCCAGTAACTTCTCCTCTTATGGAAGCGTCAGCTGGGGGCATGTAAGTTTCTCTATCCCAACTCATTAAACTTAAAGCATAATTTAAACTCCAGATCTTTTTATATTCTTCAACGAGCTCTTTTATGTTCTCAAAAGGCATAATAAACTTATGATTTAGAGGTTTAAATTGATTAGTCTTATAAACTATAGATATATCTTTTTAATTATGTTTGATGGACTAGCTAAATTTATCGTAAAAAGATGGTATATAGTAATAATTATTTGGATTGTGTTAATTATATTGGCAACACCCCTTTCTTCTCTTTTCTTAAAATCTGTAAGCTATCAAGTTGCGATTTCAGTACCGGGCAGTACATCAGCTAAAGCCGAGAATATTGTTTCAAACTACTTTAAGCTTCTAGGAGCTTCAGGCTCTAATGGAGTTTTAATAATAGAGGGTAATGTTAGTCAATATTCCTCATTTTTAGCTAATCTGACATCTTACGGCAATATCTCTATTTATGATTTCTATACAATAGAAAAAGGTATACTTAACACTACCCTTAACAAATTATACCCAGAGGTAGATAATTTATCTAATATATTTCTGAACATAAGTAAAGGTGAAAGTAACACTTCAGCAAAACTCTCCAATGAGTATTCTAATCTAACTTCTGAAATAAATAAGCTAGAAGAATTACATAATGGGACACTAGAAGTTGAGAACGAGTTTTTAAACGTCAGTGAGACAATAAATTCAACCGCGCTAAAGATTGAACAGCTTCATAACGCATTACAAGAAAACTATACTGCGTTTACTAAGATTCATAACGGAGAAATTGAAACAAATCAAACTATCTACAATCTGTCAAAGTTTCTGTTCGTTCCAGTATCATATTTCCTAGAAGTTTGGGAGGAAGTCTATAATCAAACGCATAACGTCACTTTCGCTAATCAAATTGCTTATGAAAAAGTATATCCGCAATTACCACAAGAAGAAAAACCATACTTCTCTTTATTTTACACCTATTGGAGCAATAATGAAATAACACCGTTTAACATATATTTAGTTGCAGATGAGGCAGTATATGAAGCTTCAGAACATTTCTTTAACACAACACAGTTTGAGTTTGTTTCGTTTGTATTACACTACATTAACATAACAAACTTCAATAATATTTCAGTAATAGAAGAGGCAACAATAAGCTATTTCAATTATACTTATCATATACCCATTGAACTTGCAAAATTACTTCTTACACAATCTCCATTTCAAGTCCTTATCTCGGTTTATGAGGAAGAGACGGGACTTCCAGCAACTTTTCTTGAAGAAGTGTTTAACTCTACTAACTTTAATGAGATAGCTTTACAACAAATAATTAGTAAAGTTAATTCAACTACAGAAAGACAATTTATACAGTGCGTTTATGAGAATATTTCTAAAACCCCAGTACAATTTGCAGTAAGTTATATTTCATTACATTATAATGTGAGCAAAGAACTCGTGTATACTATTTTATCTTTTAACACTACTGAAGATTACATAAATTATGTATCTGGTATAGCCTCAAATAAGACAAATATACCTCAATGGTTCTTCATACAATTAATTAAATATGACAATGTAAGTAATCTTACAGCCTATCTATTCTCTTCACATTTAACTAAACTTTCCGCTCTTTTACAAAAGAGTAACCTTACTACTTTAGAACTTGCATATATGTTACAAACTAATGTGAGCGTAAGAGATTTAGCAGTAAAATTGATAGTCAATTATGCTAATTTCACACCGATTCTAACTGTTAACAAAAGTGAGCTAATTAATGTGGTATTAAGTAACGAGAGTGTTGAACAACTCATAGCCTCTAACACTTTCCCTATAGAGCCAATAAGTAACATAACCGACAATTTATATTCCTCAAACCTCTTCTTAGTCTTTATGAAGGGAAACTTTACTTATCAAGAAGCAATTAATTTCCAAAAATATATTCAAACAAAAATGGGATTGAAAACTTATCTGACTGGAGGGGAACCAATTAGTCATCAGTTAAAGAATGTCGCTTCAAACGCTTATTCCATAGCAATTCCTGTGGGTATTATTCTAGCAATTATTCTTGCTGGGATTTACTTTAGGTCTTTTGTTGCTGCAATAATGCCCTTAACTATTTACATTTCAGCATATTTAGTTGCTTCAGTCTTTCTATGGTTAGTTGTAATAAAAATTCTCAATATTACAGTGAACTTCCTAACACCTAGCGAAGTACTATTATTAGCTCTAGGTTTAGGCACAGATTATGTGGTATTTATAGCAGCAAGATATATTGAAGAGAGAAGAAAGAAAAAGAGTAAGGAGGAAGCTGTTTACGAGGCTGTTAAATGGGGCGGAAGGGCAGTAACGATAACTGCACTAATAGTTATGCTGTCCTTTTTATTTATTTATATATACAAAATACCATTTTTCTCGGATACAGCAATTTCCGATATGTTAGCTGTTGTAATTGTGTGGTTATCAGCAATAACCTTATTCCCGGCTATATTAAGGGGTGCTGGAGATAAGCTTTTCTTCCCTAGGAAATTCACAGAAAGTGAGAGTAAAAGAGTAACAATAAAAAGACCATCACTTTATGCTGGAATAATTTCAGCTATAGTCATTATTTCAGTAGTTATAGCTTTGTTCACTCCTCTAACACTAAATGTTTTAGCTTTACTACCGCCTTCTCAAGCAACACAAGGGGTT
It encodes the following:
- a CDS encoding carboxypeptidase M32 yields the protein MPFENIKELVEEYKKIWSLNYALSLMSWDRETYMPPADASIRGEVTGIFSELIKEEYLKLNNLVQKYEGKENLSDEEKGFIRVLNREIKYYVKVPIEIIKELDKIISEALIVWRNAKNEGNFGKFKPYLEKIVDLERKIAEYLGYEKHPYNALLDLYEEGFTVDDGDRIFNILLPNLKDILDKVREKGYYPASHPLESVEYEIKDMEKVNREILKLLKMPEDSFRMDVSAHPFTIRISGSDVRITTRYEGKDFKETIYSVVHESGHAIYELLIDKSLEMTPLAQGASTGIHESQSRFWENIIGRSKEFIHLVFPILKNNLSFLKEYDEEELHKYVNTVRPSLIRVDADEVTYNFHIALRYEIEKKLLNEDIKVEELPEIWNDFMEKYLGIRPKNDGEGVLQDIHWSQGSIGYFPTYTLGNVVAGMIYSSYKNLKYDISQGNFDNVKSWLREKICKYGATYSPKELLMRAFGKTYDPNDLLKYLREKYLSI
- a CDS encoding MMPL family transporter, whose product is MFDGLAKFIVKRWYIVIIIWIVLIILATPLSSLFLKSVSYQVAISVPGSTSAKAENIVSNYFKLLGASGSNGVLIIEGNVSQYSSFLANLTSYGNISIYDFYTIEKGILNTTLNKLYPEVDNLSNIFLNISKGESNTSAKLSNEYSNLTSEINKLEELHNGTLEVENEFLNVSETINSTALKIEQLHNALQENYTAFTKIHNGEIETNQTIYNLSKFLFVPVSYFLEVWEEVYNQTHNVTFANQIAYEKVYPQLPQEEKPYFSLFYTYWSNNEITPFNIYLVADEAVYEASEHFFNTTQFEFVSFVLHYINITNFNNISVIEEATISYFNYTYHIPIELAKLLLTQSPFQVLISVYEEETGLPATFLEEVFNSTNFNEIALQQIISKVNSTTERQFIQCVYENISKTPVQFAVSYISLHYNVSKELVYTILSFNTTEDYINYVSGIASNKTNIPQWFFIQLIKYDNVSNLTAYLFSSHLTKLSALLQKSNLTTLELAYMLQTNVSVRDLAVKLIVNYANFTPILTVNKSELINVVLSNESVEQLIASNTFPIEPISNITDNLYSSNLFLVFMKGNFTYQEAINFQKYIQTKMGLKTYLTGGEPISHQLKNVASNAYSIAIPVGIILAIILAGIYFRSFVAAIMPLTIYISAYLVASVFLWLVVIKILNITVNFLTPSEVLLLALGLGTDYVVFIAARYIEERRKKKSKEEAVYEAVKWGGRAVTITALIVMLSFLFIYIYKIPFFSDTAISDMLAVVIVWLSAITLFPAILRGAGDKLFFPRKFTESESKRVTIKRPSLYAGIISAIVIISVVIALFTPLTLNVLALLPPSQATQGVTILSNRFTSANIFPIYVVIPYNGTFNQTAYNYAVSIYKELSSIPGVTAVQSPVSPYGGIVNYSELGEYNYTQYFSHGYMLFVVNQKYQPFSNQAFQIVQQIEKIIKNGYVGGGPVDAFNIYNFVKTNFFIIVGEIAVTMFILLLIMTRSLAVSGVIIYTILSAVAITLALERLIFTNVLGYSVFAVVPIFLVSIIIGIGMDYNIFLIARVHEELEKGNNMETAVEISVSNLRLTIAFLGLIFAGTLGSLMLVKASILQELGFAFAVAAILETTVLWSYLSPSLLLILYRRFKIRPKLIV